Proteins encoded within one genomic window of Streptomyces sp. NBC_00523:
- a CDS encoding PP2C family protein-serine/threonine phosphatase: MARRAGATTYPARWRKSAHRVYTTLRRSGVDYFRGDGSDWIALAGLFLVIPVITCLTLVDPVWCAPTMLVLPIVAGGLLLRPASLLGLYAGVAVALIVESVRLGPYEDGPAGVTPGTVLTVAACGFFGLVLAQFRARVGVPWRRGGTMLFDLRERIRVQSSLPRLPQGWHREMALRPAGGQSFSGDFVVAARTHGGRTLEAVLTDVSGKGMDAGSRALLLSGAFGGLLGSLPPHGFLPAANGYLLRQDWDEGFATSIHLVLDLETGDYELLSAGHPPALQLHAGSGQWEEKAAEGPLLGVYDGAEFDAVKGHLAPGDVLMLFTDGLVEASDRDIAEGIDRLTGEADRYVSTGFEGAAWHLIEACAKDVNDDRALLLLSRKS, from the coding sequence ATGGCCCGACGCGCAGGAGCAACGACGTACCCGGCCCGATGGCGGAAATCGGCGCACCGGGTCTACACCACGCTGCGCCGGTCCGGGGTCGACTACTTCCGCGGCGACGGCTCCGACTGGATCGCCCTGGCCGGCCTCTTCCTGGTCATCCCGGTCATCACCTGCCTCACCCTGGTCGACCCGGTCTGGTGCGCGCCCACCATGCTCGTCCTGCCGATCGTCGCGGGCGGCCTGCTGCTGCGCCCGGCCAGCCTCCTCGGCCTGTACGCGGGGGTCGCCGTCGCCCTCATCGTGGAGTCCGTCCGGCTCGGCCCCTACGAGGACGGCCCGGCCGGGGTCACCCCCGGCACCGTGCTCACGGTCGCCGCCTGCGGGTTCTTCGGGCTGGTCCTCGCCCAGTTCCGCGCCCGGGTCGGGGTGCCCTGGCGGCGCGGCGGCACCATGCTCTTCGACCTGCGCGAACGCATCCGCGTCCAGAGCTCGCTGCCCCGCCTCCCGCAGGGCTGGCACCGCGAGATGGCGCTGCGCCCGGCCGGCGGGCAGTCCTTCTCCGGGGACTTCGTCGTCGCGGCCCGCACCCACGGCGGCCGGACCCTGGAAGCCGTCCTGACCGACGTCTCCGGCAAGGGCATGGACGCCGGCTCCCGCGCCCTGCTGCTGTCCGGCGCCTTCGGCGGGCTGCTCGGCTCGCTGCCCCCGCACGGATTCCTGCCCGCCGCCAACGGCTATCTGCTGCGCCAGGACTGGGACGAGGGCTTCGCGACCTCGATCCACCTGGTCCTCGACCTGGAGACCGGCGACTACGAACTCCTCTCGGCGGGCCACCCGCCGGCCCTCCAGCTCCACGCCGGCAGCGGCCAGTGGGAGGAGAAGGCGGCGGAGGGCCCGCTGCTCGGGGTGTACGACGGGGCCGAGTTCGACGCGGTCAAGGGCCATCTCGCCCCCGGTGACGTGCTGATGCTGTTCACCGACGGACTGGTGGAGGCGTCCGACCGGGACATCGCGGAGGGCATCGACCGGCTCACCGGCGAGGCCGACCGCTACGTCAGCACCGGCTTCGAGGGCGCGGCCTGGCACCTCATCGAGGCGTGCGCCAAGGACGTCAACGACGACCGGGCCCTGCTGCTCCTGTCACGGAAGTCCTGA
- a CDS encoding Fpg/Nei family DNA glycosylase translates to MPEGHTIHRLAADHRERFGGRPVRTSSPQGKFSDSAALLDGHVLDTADAHGKHLFLGFGDTGWVHIHLGLFGKLGFGTVPAPPPTDTVRLRLVNDAHHADLRGPTTCALITDAEKRAIHDRLGPDPLRAGEDGERAWQRISRSRITVAALLMDQKVIAGVGNVYRAEVLFRHGIDPYRAGKDLTRREWDAIWADLRELMREGVRHNRIDTVRPEHLPEAMGRPPRVDDHGGEVYVYRRARQGCHICGTEIRTADLAARNLFWCPGCQSA, encoded by the coding sequence GTGCCCGAGGGACACACGATCCACCGCCTCGCCGCGGACCACCGCGAGCGCTTCGGCGGCCGGCCGGTGCGGACGAGCAGCCCGCAGGGCAAGTTCTCCGACAGCGCCGCCCTGCTCGACGGCCACGTCCTGGACACGGCCGACGCCCACGGCAAGCACCTCTTCCTCGGCTTCGGCGACACCGGCTGGGTCCACATCCACCTCGGCCTCTTCGGCAAGCTGGGCTTCGGTACGGTGCCGGCCCCGCCGCCCACCGACACCGTCCGGCTGCGCCTGGTCAACGACGCGCACCACGCGGACCTGCGCGGCCCGACCACCTGCGCCCTGATCACGGACGCCGAGAAGCGCGCGATACACGACCGGCTCGGCCCCGACCCGCTGCGCGCGGGCGAGGACGGCGAACGCGCCTGGCAGCGGATCTCCCGCAGCCGGATCACCGTCGCCGCCCTGCTGATGGACCAGAAGGTCATCGCGGGCGTCGGCAACGTCTACCGCGCGGAGGTGCTGTTCCGGCACGGCATCGACCCGTACCGGGCGGGCAAGGACCTCACCCGGCGCGAGTGGGACGCGATCTGGGCGGACCTGCGGGAGCTGATGCGCGAGGGCGTACGGCACAACCGGATCGACACCGTCCGCCCCGAGCACCTGCCCGAGGCGATGGGCCGCCCGCCCCGCGTGGACGACCACGGCGGCGAGGTCTACGTCTACCGGCGCGCCCGCCAGGGCTGCCACATCTGCGGCACCGAGATCCGCACCGCCGACCTGGCCGCCCGCAACCTCTTCTGGTGCCCCGGCTGCCAGTCCGCGTAA
- a CDS encoding ribose-5-phosphate isomerase → MRVYLGSDHAGYELKNHLVEWLKAQGHEAVDCGPHIYDAQDDYPPFCLRAAEKTAADPDSLGIVIGGSGNGEQIAANKVKGVRAALAWSEQTAALGREHNDANVISIGGRMHTVEESTKFVEIFLSTPYSGEERHTRRIDMLTAYENTGELPPIPAHHPQQG, encoded by the coding sequence ATGCGCGTGTACCTCGGATCCGACCATGCCGGTTACGAACTCAAGAACCACCTCGTCGAGTGGCTCAAGGCCCAGGGCCACGAGGCCGTCGACTGCGGTCCCCACATCTACGACGCCCAGGACGACTACCCGCCGTTCTGCCTCCGCGCCGCCGAGAAGACGGCCGCCGACCCGGACAGCCTCGGCATCGTGATCGGCGGCTCCGGCAACGGCGAGCAGATCGCCGCCAACAAGGTCAAGGGCGTCCGCGCCGCACTCGCCTGGAGCGAGCAGACCGCCGCGCTCGGCCGCGAGCACAACGACGCCAACGTGATCTCCATCGGCGGCCGGATGCACACGGTCGAGGAGTCCACCAAGTTCGTGGAGATCTTCCTCTCCACCCCGTACTCCGGCGAGGAGCGGCACACCCGCCGCATCGACATGCTCACGGCGTACGAGAACACCGGCGAGCTCCCCCCGATCCCGGCCCACCACCCGCAGCAGGGCTGA
- a CDS encoding cation:proton antiporter — MGGAFLAAAVLARAGRRIGLPTIPLFILAGILLGPHTPGIVLVADPHDLEMLSALGLVLLLFYLGLEFHLDDLKAGGRKMAVAGGTYLALNVGAGLGFGFALGWGTSEALVLAGVLGISSSAIVTKVLVDLGRIGNPETRPILGIIVVEDVFLALYLAALQPILSGADSLAAAVTDGGKAFGFLLLLALAARFGTRVVGKLIGTRDDELLVISFLGAAVLVAGISEWFGVADAIGAFMVGLMLGSTSSGERILKLVHPLRDAFGAIFFFAFGLSIDPGDLPTVLWPVLAAVAVTLAMNVCAGIAAAKVYDFGPQATANISTTLVARGEFALILATMAAGAGLDERLSPFIAGYVLVLAVLAPLAAGRSHWLARLLPGKPEPALREPDPVGAGS, encoded by the coding sequence ATGGGCGGCGCCTTCCTCGCCGCCGCGGTCCTCGCCCGCGCAGGCCGCCGCATCGGACTGCCCACCATCCCTCTGTTCATCCTGGCCGGAATCCTCCTCGGCCCGCACACCCCCGGCATCGTCCTCGTCGCCGACCCGCACGACCTGGAGATGCTCTCCGCGCTCGGCCTGGTGCTGCTCCTCTTCTACCTGGGCCTGGAATTCCACCTGGACGACCTCAAGGCGGGCGGCCGCAAGATGGCCGTCGCCGGGGGCACCTATCTCGCCCTGAACGTCGGCGCCGGGCTCGGCTTCGGCTTCGCGCTCGGCTGGGGCACCTCCGAGGCGCTGGTGCTCGCCGGGGTGCTCGGGATCTCCTCGTCGGCCATCGTCACCAAAGTGCTCGTGGACCTCGGCCGGATCGGCAATCCGGAGACCCGGCCCATCCTCGGCATCATCGTCGTGGAGGACGTCTTCCTCGCCCTGTATCTGGCGGCCCTCCAGCCCATCCTGTCCGGCGCCGACAGTCTCGCCGCGGCGGTGACCGACGGCGGCAAGGCGTTCGGCTTCCTGCTGCTGCTCGCCCTGGCCGCCCGCTTCGGCACCCGGGTCGTCGGCAAGCTGATCGGGACCAGGGACGACGAGCTCCTGGTGATCTCGTTCCTCGGCGCCGCCGTCCTGGTGGCCGGGATCTCGGAGTGGTTCGGCGTCGCGGACGCGATCGGTGCCTTCATGGTCGGGCTGATGCTCGGCAGTACGTCGTCGGGCGAGCGCATCCTCAAGCTGGTGCACCCGCTGCGCGACGCGTTCGGCGCGATCTTCTTCTTCGCCTTCGGGCTCTCCATCGACCCGGGCGACCTGCCCACCGTGCTCTGGCCGGTGCTGGCCGCCGTCGCGGTCACCCTCGCGATGAACGTGTGCGCCGGAATCGCCGCCGCCAAGGTGTACGACTTCGGCCCGCAGGCCACCGCGAACATCTCCACCACCCTGGTGGCGCGCGGGGAGTTCGCCCTGATCCTCGCCACGATGGCGGCGGGCGCCGGCCTCGACGAACGGCTCTCCCCGTTCATCGCGGGCTACGTACTGGTCCTCGCGGTCCTCGCGCCGCTGGCGGCCGGACGCTCGCACTGGCTGGCCCGCCTCCTGCCGGGCAAGCCGGAACCGGCGCTCCGCGAGCCCGATCCGGTCGGCGCCGGTTCATGA